The proteins below come from a single Thermodesulfovibrionales bacterium genomic window:
- the hemA gene encoding glutamyl-tRNA reductase gives MITVIGTNHKTAEIEIREKLAFNGQKLEEGLRELSSHPLIKEVFIISTCNRVELYFYSKEGSGQNSAAQEVINFLSKFHSVDIEQLRKSLYIINGMDAVRHLMRVASSLDSMVVGEPQILGQVKDAFEFALQRKTTGLILNTLVKKAISAAKRVRTETRIAENAVSVSYAAVELAKKIFEDLSTKTFMLLGAGEMAELAARHLISNGVKSVTVANRTYERGCELAKEFNGRAIKFEDFLKELVHTDIVICSTGASHYVITKEQMQRVAKERRHKPVFLIDISVPRNIDPAINEIDNVYLYDIDDLQGVVDSNMHLRQKEAQKAEDIINEEVEKFQKWYNSLDSVPTIVALRRKAEEIRDSELKEFFNKFPSMEEKQRQAVIQLANTIVNKLIHPPTAALKSDSDDREILIATLKKLYSLNGEED, from the coding sequence CAGAAACTTGAAGAAGGGCTAAGGGAACTCTCCAGCCATCCCCTGATAAAGGAGGTATTCATAATATCCACCTGTAACAGGGTAGAACTATACTTTTATTCAAAAGAGGGTTCAGGTCAAAATTCCGCAGCTCAGGAAGTGATTAATTTTCTCTCTAAATTTCACTCAGTAGATATTGAGCAGTTGAGGAAGAGCCTTTACATAATTAATGGCATGGATGCTGTAAGACACCTAATGAGGGTTGCATCAAGTCTTGATTCCATGGTTGTCGGAGAACCCCAGATACTTGGACAGGTAAAGGATGCCTTTGAATTTGCCCTCCAGCGAAAAACTACAGGCCTCATTCTCAATACCCTTGTTAAAAAGGCCATCTCAGCAGCAAAGCGTGTAAGGACTGAGACAAGGATTGCTGAAAATGCTGTCTCAGTGAGCTATGCTGCTGTTGAGCTTGCAAAAAAGATCTTTGAGGACCTTTCGACAAAAACCTTTATGCTCCTCGGAGCAGGAGAGATGGCAGAACTTGCAGCAAGACACCTCATATCAAATGGAGTGAAGTCTGTGACTGTAGCAAACAGGACATATGAAAGAGGCTGTGAGCTAGCAAAGGAATTCAATGGGAGGGCTATAAAATTTGAAGACTTTTTAAAGGAGCTGGTACATACAGATATAGTCATATGCTCTACAGGAGCCTCACATTATGTGATAACAAAGGAACAGATGCAGAGGGTGGCAAAGGAAAGAAGGCATAAACCTGTCTTTCTTATAGACATCTCTGTGCCAAGAAATATTGATCCCGCAATCAATGAGATTGACAATGTCTATCTTTATGATATTGATGACCTTCAGGGAGTTGTTGATTCAAATATGCATCTGAGGCAGAAGGAGGCCCAGAAGGCAGAGGACATAATCAATGAAGAGGTGGAAAAATTCCAGAAATGGTATAATTCCCTTGATTCGGTGCCAACAATAGTGGCACTCAGAAGAAAGGCTGAAGAGATAAGGGATTCAGAGCTCAAAGAATTCTTCAATAAATTTCCGTCAATGGAGGAAAAACAGAGACAGGCAGTCATTCAGCTTGCGAACACGATTGTCAATAAGCTGATTCATCCTCCTACAGCCGCTCTAAAAAGTGATTCTGATGACAGGGAGATTCTTATTGCAACACTCAAAAAACTCTATTCCCTAAATGGAGAAGAGGATTAA